A region of Propionispora hippei DSM 15287 DNA encodes the following proteins:
- the glpB gene encoding anaerobic glycerol-3-phosphate dehydrogenase subunit GlpB translates to MKEYDVIVMGAGMSGLVAAAAAVKRGKKVMLMAKGTGAVAFGSGTVDLLGYLPDKTMVTDFNSGLAQLPKTHPYARLGAEKVAAAAQFLSDICKEEGFEYAGGLDKNSFLPTAAGTLKPTGLIPKTMDASVIEQAEQVVVVGFEKLKDYYPQVIAKGLARIPGYDKKYEVVMVDIKQDEQGRDFNALDVARWMDSPAGRSQFVSQLRGVVKPGAVVLVPPVLGSKPTYAVRDELEGLLKCKLVELLGMPPGVTGYRLRSLLMSYVKKMGVAVAEQVNITGSVVENGVCKGVIVSSAAREHTFYAKSFILATGGFFGGGLISEPGTAYEPIFKLPLAGDMDQGNWGDPKLFAAHGQPFAQIGIKVNDNLQPADDNGNVLVSNLFVAGRNLPGYDYCLEKSGNGVAMASGYHAGMSV, encoded by the coding sequence ATGAAAGAATATGATGTAATTGTTATGGGAGCCGGCATGTCCGGTCTTGTAGCCGCAGCCGCCGCCGTTAAACGCGGTAAAAAGGTCATGCTGATGGCTAAAGGTACAGGCGCTGTTGCCTTTGGTAGCGGCACTGTCGATTTGCTAGGGTATTTGCCTGATAAAACGATGGTAACTGATTTTAATTCCGGACTGGCTCAATTGCCGAAGACACATCCGTATGCCCGTTTGGGAGCGGAAAAAGTGGCAGCAGCAGCCCAGTTCCTGTCCGATATCTGTAAAGAAGAAGGCTTTGAATATGCCGGCGGTCTGGATAAAAACTCCTTCTTGCCGACAGCCGCCGGAACGTTAAAACCGACCGGCCTGATTCCGAAAACCATGGATGCTTCGGTGATTGAACAAGCCGAGCAGGTTGTGGTGGTAGGTTTCGAAAAACTGAAAGATTATTATCCGCAGGTCATTGCCAAAGGCTTGGCCCGCATTCCCGGTTATGATAAAAAGTATGAAGTAGTCATGGTTGACATTAAGCAGGACGAACAAGGACGGGACTTCAACGCCCTTGACGTAGCCCGCTGGATGGATTCGCCGGCCGGCCGGAGTCAGTTTGTCAGCCAGCTCAGAGGTGTGGTGAAACCGGGTGCGGTTGTTCTGGTGCCGCCGGTTCTGGGCAGCAAACCGACCTATGCCGTTCGTGATGAACTGGAAGGACTTTTAAAATGCAAGCTCGTGGAACTCTTAGGCATGCCGCCGGGAGTAACCGGTTACCGTTTGCGCAGCCTGCTCATGAGTTATGTTAAGAAAATGGGTGTTGCCGTGGCCGAACAGGTGAATATTACCGGTTCGGTTGTGGAAAATGGTGTATGTAAAGGAGTTATCGTCAGTTCAGCGGCCCGGGAACATACCTTCTATGCCAAAAGCTTTATTCTGGCTACGGGCGGGTTCTTTGGCGGCGGCTTGATTTCCGAGCCTGGCACGGCTTATGAGCCTATCTTCAAATTGCCGCTGGCCGGTGATATGGACCAGGGCAACTGGGGTGACCCGAAGCTGTTTGCTGCTCACGGTCAACCTTTCGCTCAAATTGGTATCAAAGTGAATGATAATTTGCAACCGGCAGATGATAATGGAAACGTGCTTGTGAGCAATCTCTTTGTGGCAGGACGTAATCTGCCAGGCTATGATTATTGCCTTGAAAAATCCGGCAACGGTGTGGCAATGGCATCAGGCTACCACGCCGGCATGTCGGTCTAA
- a CDS encoding anaerobic glycerol-3-phosphate dehydrogenase subunit C: MKKNQHVPDECISCTSCVAHCPVTAATNKFRGPKLVGPALQRFRYTGDETDMEPSLDYCSNCKNCDISCPSGVPISTLNVLAKAEYYKTHKHSLRDWMLAHGELMGKLATPFASMTNFALSNPINKALMKRIGITDQRALPAYASKSFYKQFKNLKQKPSDKKVVFYPGCFINYNDPQVGMDFVAVMQAAGYEVIVPEEFVCCGTPMVASGFLAEAEKNAHVNVNELKKWADRKIPVVTCCTSCHLMLQQEYQELFDIPGTEEVAQYLYNATEFLLDLYNEGKLNLKFKPIKERIVYHAPCHLRAQGIGRPSIDLMEIVPGLEVIDADAGCCGISGSYGMKEEKYDISMKVGSALFEKIKESKVNLLASDCGTCRMQLTHGSGLKAVHPITLIKQAIA, translated from the coding sequence ATGAAAAAAAATCAACATGTACCTGACGAGTGCATTTCATGTACTTCTTGTGTCGCGCATTGTCCGGTAACGGCCGCTACTAATAAATTCCGTGGGCCGAAATTGGTTGGCCCTGCCCTGCAAAGATTCCGTTACACCGGTGACGAAACGGATATGGAACCTTCCCTGGATTATTGCTCCAACTGTAAAAACTGTGATATCAGCTGCCCCAGCGGTGTACCGATTTCTACGCTGAACGTATTGGCCAAAGCGGAATACTATAAGACCCATAAACACAGCCTTCGTGACTGGATGCTGGCTCATGGGGAATTGATGGGCAAACTGGCGACGCCGTTTGCTTCCATGACCAACTTTGCCTTGTCCAACCCGATCAACAAAGCGCTGATGAAACGGATCGGCATTACCGACCAGCGGGCCTTGCCGGCTTATGCCAGCAAGAGCTTTTACAAACAGTTTAAGAATCTGAAACAGAAGCCGAGCGATAAGAAAGTCGTCTTTTATCCTGGCTGTTTCATAAACTATAATGATCCTCAGGTCGGTATGGATTTTGTGGCCGTCATGCAGGCTGCCGGCTATGAAGTCATCGTACCGGAAGAATTTGTCTGCTGTGGTACGCCGATGGTGGCCAGCGGGTTCCTGGCTGAAGCGGAGAAAAATGCCCATGTCAATGTTAACGAATTAAAGAAGTGGGCTGACCGTAAGATTCCGGTGGTTACCTGCTGCACAAGCTGTCATTTGATGCTGCAACAGGAATATCAGGAGCTGTTTGATATCCCGGGCACGGAAGAAGTTGCCCAATATCTGTACAATGCTACTGAGTTTTTGCTGGATCTATACAATGAAGGAAAATTGAACCTGAAATTCAAACCGATCAAGGAACGGATTGTCTATCATGCGCCGTGCCATTTGCGGGCCCAGGGAATTGGCCGGCCGAGCATTGATCTGATGGAAATTGTTCCCGGTCTGGAAGTCATTGATGCCGATGCCGGCTGCTGCGGTATTTCCGGCAGCTATGGCATGAAGGAAGAAAAATACGATATTTCCATGAAAGTCGGCAGCGCTTTGTTTGAAAAGATCAAAGAAAGCAAAGTCAACCTGTTGGCTTCCGACTGCGGCACCTGCCGGATGCAGCTTACCCATGGCTCCGGACTGAAAGCCGTTCATCCGATTACGCTCATCAAACAGGCAATCGCTTAA
- a CDS encoding sugar-binding domain-containing protein, translating to MEKIVQLHRKFAPDLIHTMEDRYNILRNIRYNEPIGRRALAGILGIGERAVRVQVDFLKEAGLVEFSLMGMRVTPEGEASLQDIGEYVRLLHGFSSLEQELSQKLGIKRVIVIPGDSDTEPMVQRELGRVAAGVLAEYLKDHITIAVSGGSTMAMIAEGIYVKQPTTTVVAARGGLGEKMEYQANTIAARMAAKLGGSYRLLHVPEVVSEQVAEAILTSDSNLPAVAQMIKKADILVHSIGRAEKMALRRGLDKQTVQEILRRGAVGETLGHYCTLAGKPVYVTNSVGLRLEDLSGVGTVIAVAGGRDKAEAIVAVVRAGRQDVLVLDEAAALAIRDLCRC from the coding sequence TTGGAAAAAATTGTGCAACTGCATCGCAAGTTTGCTCCTGATTTAATACACACGATGGAAGACCGGTACAACATTCTGCGTAACATCCGCTACAATGAGCCGATTGGCCGTCGGGCGCTGGCCGGCATACTGGGCATTGGCGAACGGGCGGTCCGGGTTCAGGTGGATTTTCTTAAAGAAGCAGGATTGGTTGAATTTTCGCTGATGGGCATGCGGGTGACGCCGGAAGGGGAAGCCAGTCTGCAGGACATTGGCGAATATGTGCGTCTGTTGCACGGATTCTCTTCGCTGGAACAGGAATTATCACAAAAGCTGGGTATCAAACGAGTGATTGTCATCCCCGGCGACAGTGACACCGAACCGATGGTGCAGCGTGAACTGGGCCGGGTGGCAGCCGGTGTGCTGGCAGAATATCTGAAAGATCACATAACCATTGCGGTTAGCGGCGGTTCGACTATGGCGATGATTGCCGAAGGCATTTACGTCAAGCAGCCGACGACGACGGTTGTAGCGGCCCGGGGCGGTCTGGGCGAGAAAATGGAGTACCAGGCCAACACCATCGCCGCCAGAATGGCTGCCAAGCTGGGCGGCAGTTACCGCTTGCTGCATGTGCCGGAAGTGGTCAGCGAGCAGGTGGCGGAAGCTATTCTAACCAGTGACTCCAATCTGCCGGCGGTAGCGCAGATGATTAAAAAAGCGGATATTCTGGTCCACAGTATCGGCCGGGCAGAAAAAATGGCCCTGCGCCGCGGACTGGATAAACAGACCGTGCAGGAAATCTTACGCCGCGGTGCTGTTGGCGAAACGTTGGGGCATTATTGCACATTAGCGGGCAAGCCGGTCTATGTGACTAACAGTGTCGGTCTCCGGTTGGAGGATTTATCGGGAGTTGGTACGGTGATTGCCGTTGCCGGCGGCCGGGATAAGGCCGAGGCGATTGTGGCGGTAGTTCGGGCCGGACGGCAGGATGTGCTGGTACTGGATGAAGCGGCGGCCCTGGCGATCCGCGATCTATGTCGGTGTTAG
- the gap gene encoding type I glyceraldehyde-3-phosphate dehydrogenase, with product MAVKVAINGFGRIGRLAFRQMFGAEGYEVVAINDLTSPKVLAHLLKYDSTQGTYAFADKVTAGEDSITVNGKTIKIYAKAKADELPWGEIGVDVVLECTGFYTSKEKASAHVKAGAKKVVISAPAGNDLPTIVYNVNHDTLKASDTVISAASCTTNCLAPMALALHKLAPIKSGIMSTIHAYTGDQMTLDGPQRNGDLRRSRAAAINIVPNSTGAAKAIGLVIPELNGKLIGSAQRVPTPTGSTTILIAVVEGAVTKDQINAAMKAAATESYGYTEDELVSSDIVGIRFGSLFDATQTMVAPLDNGTTQVQVVSWYDNENSYVSQMVRTIKYFAEIK from the coding sequence ATGGCAGTAAAAGTAGCGATCAATGGTTTTGGACGTATTGGACGTCTGGCATTTCGGCAAATGTTCGGAGCGGAAGGATATGAAGTTGTTGCAATCAATGACTTGACCAGCCCTAAAGTTCTTGCACACCTGTTAAAATATGATTCCACTCAAGGTACTTACGCATTTGCTGACAAAGTAACTGCAGGTGAAGACTCCATCACTGTTAACGGCAAAACCATCAAAATTTATGCAAAAGCAAAAGCTGACGAATTGCCTTGGGGCGAAATCGGCGTAGACGTTGTACTTGAGTGCACCGGTTTCTACACTTCCAAAGAAAAAGCTTCCGCTCACGTTAAAGCAGGCGCTAAGAAAGTTGTTATCTCCGCTCCGGCCGGTAACGACCTGCCTACTATCGTTTACAATGTAAACCATGACACTTTGAAAGCCAGCGACACTGTTATTTCGGCAGCTTCCTGCACCACCAACTGCCTGGCTCCGATGGCTTTGGCACTGCACAAACTGGCACCGATTAAGAGCGGTATCATGTCCACGATCCATGCTTACACTGGCGACCAGATGACTCTGGACGGCCCGCAGAGAAATGGCGACCTGAGAAGATCCCGTGCCGCTGCAATCAACATCGTTCCTAACTCCACCGGTGCTGCAAAAGCTATCGGCTTGGTTATTCCTGAATTGAACGGTAAACTGATCGGTTCCGCTCAACGTGTTCCGACTCCTACCGGTTCCACCACCATCCTGATTGCCGTAGTAGAAGGCGCTGTTACCAAAGACCAGATTAATGCCGCTATGAAAGCAGCTGCGACTGAATCTTACGGTTACACCGAAGACGAACTGGTATCCAGCGATATCGTTGGTATCAGATTCGGTTCGCTGTTCGACGCTACTCAAACCATGGTTGCTCCGCTGGACAATGGCACTACCCAGGTTCAGGTTGTATCCTGGTATGACAACGAAAATAGCTATGTGAGCCAAATGGTTCGCACCATTAAATACTTCGCAGAAATTAAATAA
- a CDS encoding phosphoglycerate kinase codes for MNKKSIRDIDVAGKRVFIRVDYNVPMDKEGNITNDTRITATLPTLNYLLEKGASLVIGCHLGRPKGQPVPEFTVAPVAKRLAELLGREVKFAPDCVGEQAEKMSAALKPGEVLLLENLRYHKEEEKNGAEFAEKLAKLADIGVNDAFGVSHRAHASVEGVTKHLPMVAGFLMEKEIKFVGQAVANPVRPFVAIIGGAKVSDKIGVIENLLKKVDTLIIGGGMANTFVAAQGYSTGKSLVETEKLDLAKSLIVQAKEQGVNLLLPTDMVVADKFAADAEHKVVGLDAIPDEWMALDIGPKSAEAFAKALEDAKTVVWNGPMGVFEMDAFAAGTKAVAKAVADSDATSIVGGGDSIAALQKVGLSDKITHISTGGGASLEYLEGKVLPGIAALQDK; via the coding sequence GTGAATAAAAAGTCTATCCGCGATATCGATGTAGCTGGCAAACGGGTATTCATCCGTGTCGACTACAACGTTCCCATGGACAAAGAAGGCAATATCACCAACGATACCCGCATTACGGCTACGCTGCCGACGCTGAACTATCTGTTGGAAAAAGGCGCTTCCCTGGTAATCGGCTGCCATCTGGGCCGTCCGAAAGGACAGCCGGTGCCTGAATTTACCGTAGCGCCTGTGGCTAAGCGCCTGGCTGAGCTGCTCGGCCGCGAAGTCAAATTCGCTCCCGACTGCGTGGGCGAACAAGCCGAAAAGATGTCTGCTGCGTTAAAACCCGGCGAAGTATTGCTGCTGGAAAACCTCAGATATCACAAGGAAGAAGAAAAGAACGGCGCCGAGTTTGCTGAGAAATTGGCCAAACTGGCTGATATCGGTGTAAATGATGCGTTCGGTGTGTCCCATCGCGCCCATGCCTCGGTAGAAGGTGTAACTAAGCATTTGCCGATGGTTGCCGGCTTCCTGATGGAAAAAGAAATTAAGTTTGTTGGTCAGGCGGTTGCCAACCCTGTCCGTCCGTTTGTCGCTATTATTGGCGGCGCTAAAGTATCCGATAAAATCGGCGTAATCGAAAATCTGCTGAAAAAAGTGGATACTTTGATTATCGGCGGCGGGATGGCCAATACCTTCGTAGCGGCTCAGGGCTATTCGACCGGTAAATCCTTAGTGGAAACGGAAAAGCTGGACCTGGCTAAATCTCTGATCGTTCAGGCTAAAGAACAGGGCGTCAATCTGTTGCTGCCGACCGACATGGTCGTAGCCGACAAGTTTGCCGCTGATGCCGAACACAAAGTAGTTGGCCTTGACGCCATTCCGGACGAATGGATGGCCTTGGATATCGGACCGAAATCGGCCGAAGCCTTTGCCAAAGCCTTGGAAGATGCTAAGACGGTTGTTTGGAACGGACCGATGGGCGTATTTGAAATGGATGCCTTTGCTGCCGGTACTAAAGCGGTAGCCAAAGCGGTAGCCGATTCAGATGCCACCAGCATTGTCGGCGGCGGCGACTCGATCGCAGCGCTGCAAAAAGTAGGCCTTTCCGATAAGATCACTCATATTTCCACAGGCGGCGGCGCCTCGCTGGAATATCTGGAAGGCAAAGTACTTCCCGGTATTGCCGCACTGCAGGATAAATAA
- the tpiA gene encoding triose-phosphate isomerase — protein MRKPIIAGNWKMNKTTAEGVALAKELSALVSDAKDVDIVVCPVFTILASVKEALTGTNIKLGAQNIHWEAKGAFTGEISPAMLKDVGAEYTLIGHSERRQYFGETDEGVNKRTKAALANGIVPIVCVGESLEEREAGITEKVVGGQVVAGLDGLTGEQVAGLVIAYEPVWAIGTGRTASSDDANAVCTFIRKTVAEKFGADSAAKVRIQYGGSVKADNIAELMAKSDIDGALVGGAALDAAGFSKIVKF, from the coding sequence ATGCGTAAACCGATCATTGCCGGTAACTGGAAAATGAATAAAACCACAGCGGAAGGTGTTGCTCTGGCTAAAGAACTGAGCGCGCTGGTAAGCGATGCGAAAGATGTAGACATCGTGGTTTGCCCTGTATTCACCATTTTGGCTTCGGTAAAAGAAGCTTTGACCGGAACCAATATCAAATTAGGTGCGCAAAATATTCACTGGGAAGCAAAAGGTGCTTTTACCGGTGAAATCTCCCCGGCTATGCTAAAAGACGTAGGAGCTGAATATACCCTGATCGGCCACTCGGAACGCCGTCAGTATTTCGGTGAAACCGATGAAGGCGTCAACAAACGTACCAAAGCTGCTTTGGCTAACGGTATTGTGCCGATCGTTTGTGTTGGCGAATCGCTGGAAGAGCGGGAAGCCGGCATTACGGAAAAAGTGGTTGGCGGTCAGGTAGTAGCAGGTCTTGACGGATTAACTGGCGAACAGGTAGCCGGACTGGTTATCGCTTACGAACCGGTATGGGCGATCGGTACAGGCCGTACGGCTTCTTCCGATGATGCCAATGCCGTATGCACCTTTATCCGTAAAACGGTAGCCGAAAAATTTGGTGCCGACAGCGCAGCTAAAGTCAGAATTCAGTACGGCGGCAGCGTAAAAGCCGATAACATTGCTGAATTGATGGCCAAGAGCGATATCGACGGTGCTCTGGTAGGCGGCGCAGCTTTGGATGCAGCCGGCTTCAGCAAAATTGTTAAATTTTAA
- the gpmI gene encoding 2,3-bisphosphoglycerate-independent phosphoglycerate mutase: MSKLQSPIALVIMDGWGLGCANDSSNAIVQAKTPHLSLLNETYPSTTLACSGEAVGLPDGQMGNSEVGHLNIGAGRVVYQELTRITKAIRDKDFFTNPVLCDIIEKTKAAGGALHLMGLLSDGGVHSHNTHLYALLELVKKYQLTEVYVHTFLDGRDVPPSSALGFIDELEAKLAEIGVGKIATVSGRYYAMDRDKRWERVEKAYAALVYGEGEKAATAREAVELSYKREQTDEFVLPTVITAAGSSQVKANDGAIFFNFRPDRGRELTRTFVDPAFDGFTRRTGFMPLYFATMTQYDETLPVEVAYKPQQLQNTLGEVFAAAGLKQLRIAETEKYAHVTFFFNGGEEKPSVGEERILIPSPKVATYDLKPDMSAVEVTDKVVAEIKSGKHDLIILNFANGDMVGHTGVFEAAVKAVETVDACVGRVAEAMKEQGGITCITADHGNAEMMVDPQTGAPFTAHTTNPVPFILVSEKHRQVTLQEGSLADIAPTMLNLVGINVPADMTGKNLVK, from the coding sequence GTGAGCAAGTTACAATCACCTATCGCACTTGTTATTATGGACGGGTGGGGTTTAGGTTGTGCCAACGACTCTTCAAATGCTATTGTTCAAGCCAAAACACCGCATTTGAGCCTTTTAAACGAAACATATCCTTCCACGACTTTGGCATGCTCCGGTGAAGCGGTAGGCTTGCCGGACGGTCAGATGGGCAATTCGGAAGTGGGCCATTTGAATATTGGCGCCGGCCGGGTTGTTTATCAGGAACTGACCCGCATTACCAAAGCCATTCGTGATAAAGACTTTTTCACCAATCCGGTACTGTGCGATATTATTGAAAAAACCAAAGCGGCCGGCGGTGCCCTGCACCTGATGGGACTGCTCTCTGACGGCGGTGTGCACAGCCATAATACGCATTTGTATGCGCTATTGGAGCTGGTGAAAAAGTACCAATTGACCGAAGTATACGTACATACTTTCCTGGATGGCCGCGACGTTCCTCCTTCCAGTGCTCTTGGGTTTATCGACGAATTGGAAGCCAAGCTGGCCGAAATCGGCGTAGGCAAAATTGCCACCGTTTCGGGACGCTACTATGCCATGGACCGTGATAAACGTTGGGAACGGGTGGAAAAAGCCTATGCCGCGCTTGTTTACGGTGAAGGCGAAAAAGCTGCCACCGCCAGAGAAGCGGTTGAGCTTTCCTATAAAAGGGAGCAGACCGACGAATTCGTATTGCCCACAGTCATTACTGCCGCTGGCAGCAGCCAGGTGAAAGCCAACGACGGAGCGATTTTCTTCAACTTCCGTCCCGACCGGGGCCGGGAATTGACCCGTACCTTTGTCGATCCGGCTTTTGACGGGTTTACCCGTCGTACCGGCTTTATGCCGCTCTATTTTGCTACTATGACGCAATACGATGAAACGTTGCCGGTGGAAGTGGCTTATAAACCGCAGCAATTGCAAAACACCTTAGGCGAAGTGTTTGCCGCTGCCGGCCTCAAACAGCTGCGCATTGCGGAAACCGAAAAATATGCTCATGTTACTTTCTTCTTTAACGGCGGCGAAGAAAAGCCAAGTGTTGGGGAAGAACGTATTCTGATCCCTTCGCCTAAAGTGGCTACCTATGATTTGAAACCGGACATGAGTGCCGTGGAAGTTACCGATAAAGTGGTAGCGGAAATCAAATCCGGTAAGCATGACCTGATTATTCTAAACTTTGCCAATGGCGATATGGTTGGCCATACCGGCGTGTTTGAAGCTGCCGTGAAAGCGGTGGAAACAGTGGATGCCTGCGTAGGACGCGTGGCGGAAGCCATGAAGGAGCAGGGTGGCATTACCTGCATCACTGCTGACCATGGCAATGCGGAAATGATGGTTGACCCTCAAACGGGCGCGCCCTTTACCGCTCACACGACCAATCCGGTACCGTTTATTCTGGTTTCGGAAAAGCATCGTCAGGTGACCCTGCAGGAAGGCAGCCTGGCGGATATTGCGCCGACCATGCTGAACCTGGTAGGCATTAACGTACCTGCCGATATGACCGGCAAAAACCTGGTAAAATAA
- the eno gene encoding phosphopyruvate hydratase, whose amino-acid sequence MSTIITDILAREILDSRGNPTVEVDVYLEDGTLGRAAVPSGASTGIYEAVELRDGDKGRYLGKGVTKAVENVNDVIAPEIIGFDALDQVGIDNAMIELDGTPNKAKLGANAILGVSMAVAKAAAASLGLPLYQYLGGFNGKQLPVPMMNILNGGAHATNNVEIQEFMVMPVSATSFREALRCCAEVFHTLKKTLKENGTPAAGVGDEGGYAPNLGADEDALKVIVKAITDAGYKPGEDFMIAIDAASSEWWNEKEQCYIQPKSGTKMSRAQLVDMWKGFAEKYPIISLEDGMAEEDWEGWKMLTDALGDKIQLVGDDLFVTNVVRLKRGIETGTANSILIKVNQIGSLTETLDAIQMANRAGYTAVVSHRSGETEDATIADLAVALNAGQIKTGAPSRTDRVAKYNQLLRIEEQLGSTAQYLGRDVFYNLK is encoded by the coding sequence ATGTCAACAATTATTACCGATATTTTAGCTCGTGAAATTCTGGACTCCCGCGGTAACCCGACGGTTGAAGTCGACGTATATTTGGAAGACGGCACCTTAGGCCGTGCTGCTGTTCCCTCCGGCGCTTCCACCGGCATTTATGAAGCCGTTGAACTCCGTGACGGCGACAAAGGCCGCTACCTGGGCAAAGGTGTTACCAAAGCCGTAGAAAACGTAAACGATGTAATCGCACCGGAAATCATTGGCTTCGATGCCCTTGATCAAGTCGGTATTGACAATGCGATGATCGAGCTTGACGGAACCCCGAACAAAGCAAAACTTGGTGCCAACGCTATTCTTGGCGTGTCCATGGCTGTAGCGAAAGCAGCAGCAGCTTCCTTGGGTCTGCCGCTCTATCAATATCTTGGCGGCTTCAACGGCAAACAATTACCGGTGCCGATGATGAACATCTTAAATGGCGGTGCCCACGCAACCAACAATGTGGAAATTCAGGAATTCATGGTTATGCCGGTTTCCGCTACGTCTTTCCGTGAAGCACTGCGTTGCTGCGCAGAAGTATTCCATACCCTGAAAAAGACTCTGAAGGAGAATGGCACACCGGCTGCCGGTGTAGGCGACGAAGGCGGCTATGCGCCTAACCTTGGTGCCGATGAAGATGCGCTTAAGGTTATCGTTAAAGCGATTACCGACGCAGGCTACAAGCCGGGCGAAGACTTCATGATCGCTATTGACGCAGCTTCTTCCGAGTGGTGGAATGAAAAGGAACAGTGCTATATTCAGCCGAAGTCCGGTACTAAGATGAGCCGCGCTCAATTAGTGGATATGTGGAAGGGCTTTGCTGAGAAGTATCCGATCATCTCCCTGGAAGACGGCATGGCTGAGGAAGATTGGGAAGGCTGGAAAATGCTGACTGATGCACTTGGTGACAAGATTCAGTTGGTTGGCGATGATCTCTTTGTAACTAATGTTGTTCGTTTGAAGAGAGGCATTGAAACAGGTACTGCCAACTCCATTCTGATCAAGGTTAATCAGATCGGTTCGCTGACTGAAACACTGGATGCGATCCAGATGGCAAACCGTGCCGGTTACACTGCTGTTGTCTCCCACCGTTCCGGTGAAACCGAGGATGCAACTATTGCTGACCTTGCCGTTGCGTTGAATGCCGGACAGATCAAAACCGGTGCCCCGAGCCGTACCGACCGTGTGGCAAAATACAACCAATTGCTCCGCATTGAGGAACAGCTTGGTTCCACTGCACAATACTTAGGCCGCGACGTATTTTACAACCTGAAATAA
- the secG gene encoding preprotein translocase subunit SecG, translating to MVTALMILEAIISIALIISVVLQSGKSAGLSGSIAGGAESFFGGRRKGLDEQLARVTMVLGCLFGIVTLILARIS from the coding sequence ATGGTTACAGCATTAATGATCCTGGAAGCGATCATTTCTATTGCGTTAATTATTTCCGTCGTGTTGCAGTCCGGTAAAAGCGCCGGTTTGTCCGGTTCGATTGCCGGTGGCGCCGAGTCTTTTTTTGGCGGCCGCCGCAAGGGCCTTGATGAACAATTGGCCAGAGTAACGATGGTGCTGGGCTGTTTGTTCGGCATTGTTACTTTGATTTTAGCTAGGA